The DNA segment TTCGTAATTTGCCCTTTTACTATCGACATTCAAAATTCAAGCCCTCCAACGTTGACTCGTGTGATGTGTAGGATTGTAAATGTCACATGTAATACCAAGTCGACATAAccctttctattttcaaaaatattatttgtatactaaaatcagtcattaatatatttatatataaatatatgtgttatttaatttatttatttatattttaatatatattttatattgataactaattttagtatacatataatattactCTTTATAAATATTCATTTCTTGGTGGTCTATAATTGCTATTTAATTGATTAGTTAcgatgaaatataaaaaaaatatcttattctttttttatcaatttctaATATCTAGTTTAATAAGATTCAAACTCATATGTAGTATCAGAAAAGAAAGAACAATGGACAACATTGAATTtttgttcaagaataaaatctTATAAAAACTATTCAATTCGTCCTCCGAAATCATATCTCCTCTTAGATCtgatcattatttttttttttactttttgaatgtccaaaaagaacaaaacaaacatattgttctttttttaataagttcTTATCTATTGATACCAAATCAATCAAAGAAGTAACTAATTAATAGGCGCGTTTATTTGTGTTTTcaggataattttttttaaacaaaataagtgTTTACTTTTTATTACGTTTCTAGAGAaagcaactttttttttttaaattgtatttactttatttttcaataatttgtttgtactttttaaaaaatagaagtacGAAATAAACAACTTTATTGCATTTCtagaaaagtttttaaaaaattaatgtttaaCTAACTTATACCTAAAAACACACATGCTAAAAGTATCAATTaagatttaataatttttttatataaaaggtaacaagatttatttttaacgtatttattaattaacaaataaaaaatttctatctTAAAAATGAGATTAGATTAAATTATGGTTACTATTCCGTTGCACTATCTTAAAACAtcatacattttattttatttttgttatttaatcaaaatcaaaatattcttttacaaaagtttttttttctattatatcttttttttcttttgattttgataattataaaaaatgttttgattttgattaaatgataaaatcaaattttattacattttatttttatcatttaatcaaaatcaaaatccatTATGACTACCACAATTATCATTTTTGTGGTTAGCTAGAAGACGATgcatgataataaaaaaataaattgtttaaaataaaaaattgatgaaataattaaaataaaaaaaataaaatatttataacaaatatATGACATTTTAAATGTTATGgataaaattaagatttaacttaaaaattatgcactaaaataatactttacttttaaaatatcattacaaAAAATAACACAGGTAGTATattctattaaaattttaagtgatttttttatttatataccaataagtaaatatataataagcaaaccatattttatatttttttccaaacATCATCTTAggtaaaatagtttttttcCTCATGACCATAATTGtaatttacataaaaaagtACTTGTATATTTGTCATCCCAATAACTAACTActtattctaataaaaaataattttatcaatatatctaagtatattttttatttatttatggttttgttttttcttctaaGAAGGTACTTCTCTTAACTGCACAAATAAATTAGTCCAATAACCATTGTTTAACCGTCATTATTCGAACAAATTTATCAATTGGAAATAATGATATATTGGCAATAAAATAGATTTTACAatataattttgatttcaataaatgagattaaatatcattttaatattttatgatgtaattaaaaatatttaaagatattacatgaaagataaaatttttttaaatatattcacttgatatgaaattaaaagaattatatttaatttattttttctattaaaatggttacatatagtatttttaaaaattagagatttttttTCTGTTGAAAAAAGCAGTGGTTTaagagataataataataataagagtaaagtatattttttgtctttgaaatttggcaaaagttttaaaaatacctCTAAGTTTTATTTCGTTTCAATTTTGTaccaaaagttttcgatttgtatcaaatatactcTTGAtcgctaaatttttaaaaaatttaagactaatttaacaataatacataaaaattatgcttgatttgcttgtgttgagggttgttcttatgaaattattgttaaattaatcttaatttttttaaaaaattagccgttagggatatatttgatacaaataaaaatttttaggataaaattaaaataaaataaaatttagaattctttttaaaatttttatcaaacttcaagaacaaaaaatatatttactctaataataataataataataataataataataataatagtgatttaagagaaataaataggaattaatgaaaattaaatggaaaaagCGATTGTGGGTCCATACAATAATTGGGTAGAATGGGAGGGTAATTTCGTCATTTAAGAAGTCTTTGGCTCTCTCCTCCGTTAACTGTCTCTGAGCACAATCTCACAGCTGATCCATAATCATAACACAAACACAGAGAAGCGCGTATTCGTATAAGTATAAATACATAGAAAGTGTGTAGACTCCAAATCTGAATCTGCTTCTTCgcgttcttctttcttttctttcatctcttctctctctctctctctctctctctctctctctctctctctctctctctctttctgtcTCTTTTTCACAATTACTTCAAttctctcttctccctcttcACCGCTCCTTACCTCATTCGCCAATTCGTAAGTTGATTCtccactctctctcttccatTTTTAATGTGTgattattatgattatgattgtaGTTTGTCTGCCCATTTTGATTGTGCTTTTCGTAAAGGTTTGAAATTTGGGCAAATGAcggtttttttttgtgtgtgtgtgatcTGGCTGGGTGTTGCTATGTTTTGTTGGATCTGTGGTGAATTTTGATTCACGTGATTTAACTTGTGATCTTGGTGATTATGATGATGATCTTCATTTTTTGTTACATTATGTTATTGTTTGTGTGTTGATCCACGTGATTGCTTGAGCCGAAGCTAGTGAAATGTTCAGATCTGTGTTGGATTTGTGATTTTGAAGCAAAGTCGATTGGCTTATGTTATAAATTCGTTGTACTTTGCTGTGTTTTGTGCCATTAAAGtaacttcttttattattattatttttttaaatttgtctcctattatttaatattttgttttgtgcTTTTTCTATTGCTTAGATGCAGTGCAAGGAAGAGAAAAATCTAGCTTTAGATATATTCCTTCTGTTTGGTTCGAATCAACCGTCATGAAAATGTGATTTGTTGCATCTGTTACGGCTTGTTTAATTAATGTGGCTGACTCCACTTGGCGGGACATGTCTTATTCTTAATCTCTGTTCTTTCTATTTGGCCCGTTGTAGCAGCTTGAGCTTTTGACCTATAATTCTGTAGATCACTTACATATGAATGAACAGTTCCTCATACTCATTTTTTGCCTTCTGCATATATTTAACAGTTTTTGTTAAATTGTTTCTCAAAAGTTAAtaagttttattttagaatgtttttatatatgcatatgatatttggatttgttgttctaattgttgctatATTCTGATTTGCCTTTTATTTTGATTGTAGGTGTTCAATATGGCGACGCATACCCCAAAGAATATTCTCATTACTGGGGCAGCTGGATTTATTGCATCTCATGTGGCCAACCGGCTCATTCGGAAGTATCCTGACTACAAAATTGTTGTTCTTGACAAGCTTGATTACTGTTCTAATCTGAAGAACCTCATTCCTTCAAAGTCATGCCCCAACTTTAAGTTTGTGAAGGGTGATATTGGAAGTGCTGACCTTGTCAACTACCTTCTCATCACTGAGTCAATTGACACGATAATGCACTTTGCTGCTCAGACCCATGTTGACAACTCCTTTGGTAACAGCTTTGAGTTCACCAAGAACAACATCTACGGCACTCATGTCCTGTTAGAGGCTTGCAAGGTGACTGGTCAGATCAAAAGGTTCATCCATGTGAGCACTGATGAGGTCTATGGGGAGACAGAGGAGGATGCCGTGGTTGGAAACCATGAGGCTTCTCAGCTGCTTCCTACAAATCCATACTCTGCCACAAAAGCTGGGGCAGAGATGCTTGTCATGGCATATGGTAGATCCTATGGTTTACCTGTGATCACAACACGTGGAAACAATGTCTATGGGCCGAACCAGTTTCCTGAGAAGCTAATTCCAAAGTTCATCCTCCTGAGAAGTTGATTCCAAAATTCATCCTTCTAGCTATGCAGGGAAAGAATCTTCCCATTCACGGCGACGGTTCGAACGTGAGGAGTTATCTTTATTGTGAAGATGTTGCAGAGGCCTTTGAAGTTGTTCTTCACAAGGGAGAAGTTGGTCATGTTTACAACATTGGGaccaagaaggaaagaagagtTATTGATGTAGCCAAAGATATATGCAGACTATTCTCCATGGACCCAGAGACAAGCATAAAATTTGTGGAGAACAGACCATTCAATGACCAGAGATACTTTCTTGATGATCAAAAGCTGAAGGACTTGGGGTGGTCCGAGAGGACCACTTGGGAAGAGGGGTTGAAGAAAACCATGGACTGGTACATCAATAATCCTGATTGGTGGGGTGATGTCAGTGGTGCATTGCTTCCTCATCCAAGGATGCTCATGATGCCTGGTGNNNNNNNNNNNNNNNNNNNNNNNNNNNNNNNNNNNNNNNNNNNNNNNNNNNNNNNNNNNNNNGCCTGCATCATATGTCTCGACTAACACTAAAATGGTGGTTCCACCAACCAAGAGCGCTACCGGCACTCCCCAGAAGCCTGCTCTAAAGTTCTTGATCTATGGCAGAACAGGATGGATAGGTGGATTGCTTGGGAAGTTGTGTGAAAAGCAAGGGATTCCGTACGAATATGGAAAAGGGCGCCTAGAGGATCGCTCATCACTTGTTGCTGATATTCAGAATATCAAGCCGACACATATTTTCAATGCTGCAGGAGTGACCGGCAGACCCAATGTTGATTGGTGTGAGACTCATAAGACTGAAACCATCCGCACCAATGTTGCCGGGACTTTAACATTGGCTGATGTCAGCAGAGAGCATGGTCTCTTGATGATAAATTATGCTACTGGTTGCATATTTGAGTATGATGAAGCTCACCCTCTGGGATCTGGCAAAGGTTTCAAGGAGGAAGATACCCCTAATTTTGCTGGTTCTTTCTATTCCAAAACTAAGGCTATGGTGAGACTTCTCTCATGATGTAGTTTGTTCTCTTtcgattattattaataatttccCTGATATGTGATGTATGAACTTCCTTCAGGTTGAGCAACTTTTGAAAGAATATGACAATGTATGCACACTCAGGGTTCGCATGCCCATTTCTTCTGATCTGAGCAACCCGCGCAACTTCATTACCAAGATTTCTCGCTATAACAAGGTGGTTAACATTCCAAACAGCATGACTATCCTGGACGAGCTCCTGCCTATTTCAATCGAGATGGCAAAGCGCAACCTGAGCGGCATCTGGAACTTCACAAACCCAGGGGCCGTGAGTCACAACGAGATCCTGGAGATGTACAGGGACTACATTGACCCCAACTTCAAGTGGGTTAATTTCACCCTTGAAGAGCAAGCCAAAGTGATTGTTGCAGCGCGAAGCAACAACGAGATGGACGCATCAAAGTTGAAGAAAGAATTCCCAGAACTGCTTTCCATCAAGGAATCACTGATCAAATATGTCTTCGAGCCAAACAAGAAAACTGGTTTGAAAAATTAAGCAGCTTCATGGCTTAAAGCATCATCTTGCTTATTCTCTGCATTTTTTCACATAGCACACTCATTATTTCATTGGTAGTACCATCTAGTTTCTGTGTTTAGAGGGTCACAAGTACTACGTTGTTAGCTATTGTTCCTTCGTTTTCATTTCTATACCTTTGTTCTAGTTTTCTAATGTTCTCTATTATGAGCATTTAGTGTTACACCTATATGACACGAATTCTTTTATTGCTCATATCATATGTATCCCTTGAGGTTTATGATTGTACTGTGTTCGCATTTGTATATGCACTGATAAAGAATGCAACTGAGATATTCATTCGATTTTCTCCATTTGGTGTGAAGCATTATTGTTAAGTATTAACACTTGATGGGCAAGAAATTATGCTGACACCAGTCTAAGTTATTATTTGGTTCTGGTTCTCTTTACTTTCAGTTGCTAACCatcatttgaatttaaatagaatataaatatagaaGAGatgtcattttaatttttatggaagGGAGTGtaaagttatatatatttttaattaattgcgTATTGTTATATTGCCAAAATTGATTACTTTTTACCTCTATCGGTTGTTGTGACATAGTTATTCAACAAAACAAATTTATGCTATCGCTATTGGTGGATTCTAAAGAGAACAAGAAGATTATAAATATTGACTTATCCTATTAGTACATTAAAATaaagttattataaaaaaatgtaaatgaaaATTAGATTATGTGAATTTATTATCAAAACTAAAAGGAACGTTAGTCAAAAGGCCAATATGGATAAAACCaaatacgaaaaaaaaaatttatttcatatCCGTTTCCTTATCAGTAgtagatataaatatataatgcatgaaataatctatttatttatctatctaCCTATTTAtaatctataaaaaaattaataccaaATTTTTATACAATGTATTTTAGCcatcttgtttttttttaatgatgacaCATCGGTACTTCTATATGAACATATAAGCATCAACCAatcatctttaaaaaattattcaactaaaatataaattactaattaaatacaaaaaatacaaataaagtgttataataatcataattataagaaatttcaattacaaatattcaaatctCACATTATTTGACTTACATATACATATTATTTAAGACTCTTACTACTATATTATTTGGTCTATTTACAAATTATATTACATACAActcttattactattattttatttcttaatctcttatacaaattattgaaaactgtcccaaataaatttaaattagacacattttcttattaaatatatttaaatatatcataattataaagttaatttataattttatattatatttttggttctttttttaaaaataaatgaattaaaattctaaaaacaatAATCTATAATCCaatttgtattatatttttattgaataattatatgaaaattataCACAAATTgttaactaaatattttaatataaaataatttaaatttaacagTAGTATGCATATTTTCTTATCAATTTTGTAAACAATATtagaatatattatataattaatttgccTTATGCGCGGATCTCATTctattttgtcattaaattGACAAACAACATTAACAACCAAGAACTCTTTTAATACTAATTTTAagtctaattttattttgaatc comes from the Arachis duranensis cultivar V14167 chromosome 7, aradu.V14167.gnm2.J7QH, whole genome shotgun sequence genome and includes:
- the LOC107459728 gene encoding LOW QUALITY PROTEIN: trifunctional UDP-glucose 4,6-dehydratase/UDP-4-keto-6-deoxy-D-glucose 3,5-epimerase/UDP-4-keto-L-rhamnose-reductase RHM1 (The sequence of the model RefSeq protein was modified relative to this genomic sequence to represent the inferred CDS: deleted 2 bases in 1 codon; substituted 1 base at 1 genomic stop codon) — translated: MATHTPKNILITGAAGFIASHVANRLIRKYPDYKIVVLDKLDYCSNLKNLIPSKSCPNFKFVKGDIGSADLVNYLLITESIDTIMHFAAQTHVDNSFGNSFEFTKNNIYGTHVLLEACKVTGQIKRFIHVSTDEVYGETEEDAVVGNHEASQLLPTNPYSATKAGAEMLVMAYGRSYGLPVITTRGNNVYGPNQFXEANSKVHPPEKLIPKFILLAMQGKNLPIHGDGSNVRSYLYCEDVAEAFEVVLHKGEVGHVYNIGTKKERRVIDVAKDICRLFSMDPETSIKFVENRPFNDQRYFLDDQKLKDLGWSERTTWEEGLKKTMDWYINNPDWWGDVSGALLPHPRMLMMPGXXXXXXXXXXXASYVSTNTKMVVPPTKSATGTPQKPALKFLIYGRTGWIGGLLGKLCEKQGIPYEYGKGRLEDRSSLVADIQNIKPTHIFNAAGVTGRPNVDWCETHKTETIRTNVAGTLTLADVSREHGLLMINYATGCIFEYDEAHPLGSGKGFKEEDTPNFAGSFYSKTKAMVEQLLKEYDNVCTLRVRMPISSDLSNPRNFITKISRYNKVVNIPNSMTILDELLPISIEMAKRNLSGIWNFTNPGAVSHNEILEMYRDYIDPNFKWVNFTLEEQAKVIVAARSNNEMDASKLKKEFPELLSIKESLIKYVFEPNKKTGLKN